The following are encoded in a window of Dysidea avara chromosome 4, odDysAvar1.4, whole genome shotgun sequence genomic DNA:
- the LOC136252865 gene encoding TBC1 domain family member 2A-like isoform X2, producing the protein MRVLKDLMIEKLPKLAAHLDHHKVDFSPITFNWFLIVYVDTVPTETMLQIWDAFLYEGSKVLFRYSIALFKNNEE; encoded by the exons AGAGTGTTAAAGGATTTGATGATTGAGAAGTTACCAAAATTGGCTGCTCATTTGGACCATCACAA AGTTGATTTCTCACCAATCACGTTTAACTGGTTTCTAATAGTCTATGTTGATACTGTACCAACTGAG ACCATGTTACAAATATGGGATGCATTCCTATACGAAGGCAGCAAAGTGTTGTTCAGATACTCCATTGCCCTCTTCAAGAATAACGAGGAGTAG
- the LOC136252865 gene encoding TBC1 domain family member 2A-like isoform X1, translating to MTSYYLIQRVLKDLMIEKLPKLAAHLDHHKVDFSPITFNWFLIVYVDTVPTETMLQIWDAFLYEGSKVLFRYSIALFKNNEE from the exons ATGACATCATATTACCTCATCCAGAGAGTGTTAAAGGATTTGATGATTGAGAAGTTACCAAAATTGGCTGCTCATTTGGACCATCACAA AGTTGATTTCTCACCAATCACGTTTAACTGGTTTCTAATAGTCTATGTTGATACTGTACCAACTGAG ACCATGTTACAAATATGGGATGCATTCCTATACGAAGGCAGCAAAGTGTTGTTCAGATACTCCATTGCCCTCTTCAAGAATAACGAGGAGTAG